One Lytechinus variegatus isolate NC3 chromosome 14, Lvar_3.0, whole genome shotgun sequence genomic region harbors:
- the LOC121427617 gene encoding uncharacterized protein LOC121427617, with amino-acid sequence MREYSSAVLLIVTVIIVDLVSVTSAATHATNISSSSVGKSNADLTWIVPSDLSQASYYVLYVLDEGLNVVLNETIDDVNSATYSLTQLTFSTYYNVTIYTHDATDDAIGSDTILFVTDYDPLNFRALCAIGVVGALILILIVVKLAGKICNPDKGADKWKQEILETKQKEREDRKRKMQAKGGSRADLDDEGLA; translated from the coding sequence ATGAGGGAATATTCCTCCGCGGTTCTTCTTATCGTCACCGTTATCATCGTCGACCTCGTCTCGGTGACGAGCGCGGCAACGCACGCCACCAACATTAGCAGCAGCTCGGTGGGCAAGAGCAACGCAGACCTAACATGGATTGTCCCCAGTGACCTCTCCCAAGCCAGTTATTACGTTCTTTACGTCCTCGATGAGGGCCTCAACGTCGTCCTCAACGAAACCATCGATGACGTCAACTCAGCAACATACTCCCTCACCCAACTGACCTTCTCCACGTACTACAACGTGACAATTTACACGCACGACGCAACAGACGATGCTATCGGCAGTGACACGATTTTGTTCGTAACCGACTACGACCCGCTCAATTTCCGCGCTCTGTGCGCCATTGGCGTAGTCGGTGCTCTTATTCTCATCCTCATCGTGGTCAAATTGGCGGGAAAGATTTGCAACCCCGACAAGGGTGCCGACAAATGGAAGCAGGAAATCTTGGAGACCAAACAGAAGGAGAGAGAAGATAGGAAGCGGAAAATGCAGGCGAAAGGAGGATCGAGAGCAGATCTTGATGACGAAGGTCTTGCATGA